Proteins from a genomic interval of Pseudophryne corroboree isolate aPseCor3 chromosome 4, aPseCor3.hap2, whole genome shotgun sequence:
- the LOC134911076 gene encoding uncharacterized protein LOC134911076 — protein sequence MADVDQQGQDQQATITLQLTPVDPSQPIQLQDIPQASISPQLAQAPPPSQIPDDFWASWTSQQAQSNASLTAHTQHLASLPHHLPRISRNSGRLIVQVGRMATSMEQIRADNSQMLAHLSRIIDEQQRYQQALVQLIQHNQVVNESLSRIVASHTATNTQLIASLNNLSSNISLMGAHQVTSSSGTTTPIQTPVTSPVRRSSRARASEPAPSTHKRKK from the coding sequence atggccgacgtggaccagcagggacaagaccaacaggcaaccatcacactgcaacttacacctgttgacccaagccagccaatacagttgcaggatatcccccaagcctccatcagtccacaactggcacaagctccgcccccaagccaaataccagatgatttttgggccagttggacaagccaacaggcccaaagcaatgccagcctgaccgcacatacacaacaccttgccagtctgccccatcatctaccgcgtattagtcgcaactcgggcagactgatagtacaagtagggcgaatggctacctcaatggagcaaataagggctgacaacagccaaatgcttgctcatttatcgcgcatcatagatgagcaacagcgctatcagcaggcactcgttcagctcattcagcacaaccaagtggtgaatgagtcgttatccaggattgtagccagccacactgcaaccaacactcagctgattgcaagccttaataatttgagcagcaatatttcattgatgggagctcaccaagtaacctccagctcggggaccacgacccctatccaaacgccagtaacctcccctgttcggcgttcctcaagagcacgtgccagtgagccagcacccagcacacacaagcgcaaaaaataa